In Pseudomonadota bacterium, a genomic segment contains:
- a CDS encoding DUF933 domain-containing protein, whose protein sequence is MNISVIGSTGCGKTTLFQALSGIASESKPNSDAVAVIDVPDERVDKLTEIFKPKKTIYARIALSDTVAIEEGNVRSETISAKTLREMRNSDAFILVLRNFDNGNPVDISGEFYTIFNEFIFADILQIETRLERMRKQQGKKESNALAQEEALLVECLDHLNTDKPLATLESLKEHGKELRGFQFLSQKPMMAVLNCDEEKLAASESAIDDIRKIIPSHIPIITACAKLEAEFALMEPEEKAVFMEEYGIKESVAGRIIRLAFETLGLISFLTVGDDECRAWPIKNGMNAQEAAGAIHTDLSQKFIRAETVSYDDFMRYNGFAGCKKAGVWRLEGKTYIVQDGDILNIRAGN, encoded by the coding sequence ATGAATATTTCAGTCATAGGCAGTACAGGATGCGGTAAAACAACGCTCTTTCAGGCACTAAGCGGCATAGCCTCAGAAAGCAAGCCCAACTCGGATGCTGTCGCGGTGATCGACGTCCCTGACGAGCGCGTTGATAAATTGACGGAAATTTTTAAACCTAAAAAGACGATATACGCACGAATAGCATTATCCGATACTGTAGCAATTGAAGAAGGCAACGTAAGAAGTGAAACAATAAGTGCTAAAACCCTACGGGAAATGCGCAACAGCGACGCATTCATACTTGTTCTGCGCAACTTTGACAACGGGAATCCAGTAGATATCTCAGGTGAATTCTATACGATCTTTAATGAGTTCATCTTTGCAGACATTCTGCAGATTGAAACACGTCTGGAGAGGATGCGCAAGCAGCAGGGCAAAAAGGAAAGCAATGCTCTTGCCCAGGAAGAGGCCCTGCTTGTCGAATGTCTCGACCATTTGAACACCGACAAACCCCTTGCCACCCTCGAATCCCTTAAAGAACACGGAAAAGAACTAAGGGGTTTTCAGTTTCTCTCTCAAAAACCCATGATGGCTGTTTTAAACTGTGATGAAGAGAAGCTGGCTGCCTCCGAATCCGCGATTGACGACATCAGAAAAATTATTCCATCCCATATCCCGATAATAACTGCCTGCGCTAAACTCGAAGCCGAATTTGCGCTTATGGAGCCTGAGGAAAAAGCTGTTTTTATGGAAGAATACGGTATTAAAGAATCAGTGGCCGGACGCATTATACGGCTTGCCTTTGAAACGCTCGGCCTTATCTCATTCTTGACTGTTGGAGATGATGAATGCCGTGCCTGGCCGATTAAAAACGGGATGAATGCCCAGGAGGCTGCCGGGGCGATTCACACTGATCTTTCACAGAAATTTATACGTGCAGAGACGGTTTCCTATGACGACTTCATGCGCTACAACGGTTTTGCAGGATGCAAAAAAGCCGGTGTCTGGCGGCTTGAAGGCAAAACCTACATTGTGCAGGACGGGGATATACTCAATATCAGGGCAGGGAACTGA
- a CDS encoding glutaconyl-CoA decarboxylase subunit alpha, whose translation MRPYFEKMQDWGKPVKVNAANAEQIKKVEQEIAALVEEKMKAGLPKETLNKRGEWTVHQRLEYILDPGTWAPLHMLYDPMDEESGTTGVVDGLGRINGRWCVIIGFDNKVMAGAWIAGQADNILRVTDIAKRLHCPLVWLVNCSGVKLTEQEKVYANRRGNGTTFFRHAELNKLGIPVLAVIYGTNPAGGGYQGISPTLLLAHKDCNIAVGGAGIVSGMAPKGYFDEAMAEQLIEATRKFKSIPPGRVEIHYDHTGFFREVHPTEESLLDSLKSWVVKLPAYDASFFRVAAPAEPKFPAEDLYSILAFNQKMVYDAEQFMARLVDGSEHMEFRPDFGFELYTGLVKIDGFLIGIVANRQGMLPKGYPKYAPYPGIGGKFYREGLIKINEFVTLCGRDRIPMVWLQDTSGIDVGDIAEKAELLGLGQALIYSIEQSGLPMMTVILRKGTAAAHYIMAGPQANNNNAFTLGVATTEIYVMHGETAAAASFARRLVKEKDAGKPLAPVIESMNKTVQEYVDKSRPSYCAKTGMVDEVVALPALRTYLVAFANCCYQNPESITPQHQMILPRIIKG comes from the coding sequence ATGAGACCATATTTTGAAAAAATGCAGGACTGGGGCAAGCCAGTTAAGGTCAATGCAGCAAATGCGGAACAGATCAAAAAAGTAGAACAGGAAATAGCGGCACTTGTTGAAGAGAAGATGAAAGCTGGTCTTCCAAAGGAAACATTGAATAAAAGAGGTGAATGGACAGTTCATCAGAGACTTGAGTATATTCTTGATCCCGGTACATGGGCACCTCTCCATATGTTGTATGATCCCATGGATGAAGAATCCGGAACAACAGGCGTAGTTGATGGTCTTGGAAGAATTAACGGAAGATGGTGTGTCATTATAGGTTTTGACAACAAAGTCATGGCTGGTGCATGGATTGCCGGTCAGGCTGACAACATACTCAGAGTAACGGATATTGCAAAAAGGCTTCATTGCCCTCTCGTATGGCTTGTCAACTGCAGCGGCGTTAAACTCACTGAGCAGGAAAAAGTCTATGCCAACAGGCGCGGTAACGGTACAACATTTTTCAGACATGCAGAACTCAATAAACTCGGTATCCCTGTCCTTGCTGTCATTTATGGAACCAACCCGGCAGGCGGCGGTTATCAGGGTATTTCTCCTACTTTGCTTCTTGCCCATAAAGACTGCAACATCGCAGTAGGCGGTGCAGGCATCGTCAGCGGTATGGCCCCTAAAGGATATTTTGATGAGGCAATGGCCGAGCAGTTAATTGAAGCAACAAGAAAATTTAAATCAATACCGCCCGGTAGGGTTGAGATTCACTATGATCATACAGGATTTTTCAGAGAAGTACATCCAACCGAAGAAAGTCTTCTTGACTCTCTCAAATCATGGGTAGTGAAACTTCCCGCCTACGACGCAAGTTTCTTCAGGGTAGCAGCACCGGCAGAACCAAAATTCCCGGCAGAAGATTTATATAGCATATTAGCGTTTAATCAGAAGATGGTCTATGACGCAGAACAGTTCATGGCAAGGCTGGTTGATGGAAGCGAACATATGGAATTTAGACCTGATTTTGGTTTTGAGCTTTACACAGGCCTTGTGAAAATAGATGGATTCCTTATCGGTATTGTAGCAAACAGACAGGGTATGTTGCCGAAGGGCTATCCTAAGTATGCACCATATCCCGGCATAGGCGGCAAGTTTTACCGCGAAGGACTTATCAAAATTAATGAGTTTGTTACTCTCTGTGGCAGAGACAGAATCCCCATGGTATGGCTCCAGGATACATCGGGAATTGACGTTGGAGATATCGCTGAAAAAGCAGAGCTCCTCGGTCTTGGTCAGGCTCTTATTTATTCTATCGAACAGAGCGGTCTTCCTATGATGACAGTTATATTAAGAAAAGGCACAGCAGCAGCTCACTATATCATGGCAGGTCCTCAGGCCAACAATAACAACGCTTTTACGCTCGGCGTTGCAACAACAGAGATCTATGTTATGCACGGTGAAACTGCAGCGGCTGCAAGCTTTGCAAGAAGGCTTGTGAAAGAAAAAGATGCAGGCAAACCTCTTGCACCGGTAATTGAATCAATGAATAAAACCGTACAGGAGTATGTTGATAAGTCAAGGCCGTCCTACTGTGCAAAAACAGGTATGGTTGACGAAGTAGTAGCACTGCCTGCATTGAGAACCTATCTTGTTGCATTTGCAAATTGCTGCTATCAGAATCCGGAATCTATTACACCACAGCACCAGATGATTTTACCAAGAATTATCAAAGGTTAA
- a CDS encoding 8-amino-7-oxononanoate synthase has product MRKRIYEILEYFKETGNYRSLKYVKPISAVKILYNSKEYLNLCSNSYLSLHVHPDVVDAARDAIDKYGAGICSSRSVSGSIDLCKTLEHEIAEYKGYESGLIFSNGYMANIGIVSTITQEGDVIFTDELNHSSLIDSTRLSRAKKVIYKHSDANDLEKKLKKDRARGKKFILTESVFSMDGDIAPLKDLYQLKEKYGAHMMLDDAHGTGIFGEKGTGVEESFGLSGKMDTHMATFGKALGSFGAFALADPIVIEFLINRARTFMYTTALPMSSLAASLAALRLIENNTSFKDELWQNIEYVRTNLLKAGFDLKNSTGPIVPIVVGEDKKTVKMQDILLKKGLFLQAIRPPTIPEGASRLRLTIVRGFTKEDMDYAIETLIDAGKKMGLI; this is encoded by the coding sequence ATGCGTAAAAGAATCTATGAAATACTGGAATATTTTAAAGAAACAGGCAATTACAGGTCATTAAAATATGTAAAGCCCATCTCTGCCGTAAAGATACTTTACAATTCAAAGGAGTATCTCAACTTATGCTCAAATAGTTATCTTTCTTTACATGTTCACCCTGATGTCGTTGATGCTGCCAGAGATGCTATTGATAAATACGGCGCCGGTATATGTTCCTCCCGGAGTGTATCAGGCAGTATCGATCTGTGTAAGACGCTTGAACATGAAATTGCGGAATATAAAGGTTATGAAAGCGGACTTATTTTTTCAAACGGGTATATGGCTAACATCGGGATAGTCTCTACAATCACACAGGAGGGGGATGTAATCTTCACAGATGAACTGAACCATTCAAGCCTTATAGACAGTACCCGGCTCTCCCGTGCAAAAAAAGTAATATACAAGCATAGCGATGCAAATGATCTTGAAAAAAAACTAAAAAAGGACAGGGCCCGTGGTAAAAAATTTATTCTTACAGAATCTGTTTTCAGCATGGACGGCGATATTGCCCCCCTGAAGGATTTGTATCAGCTTAAGGAAAAGTATGGGGCACACATGATGCTGGACGATGCACATGGAACAGGTATTTTTGGCGAAAAGGGTACCGGCGTCGAAGAATCATTCGGTTTATCCGGAAAAATGGATACACATATGGCAACCTTCGGCAAAGCGCTTGGTTCATTCGGTGCTTTTGCATTAGCAGATCCAATAGTAATAGAATTTCTTATAAATAGAGCCCGGACATTTATGTATACGACGGCATTGCCTATGTCATCCCTGGCTGCATCACTTGCAGCTTTAAGGCTTATTGAAAATAACACATCTTTTAAGGATGAATTATGGCAAAACATCGAATATGTAAGAACAAATCTCCTCAAGGCCGGTTTTGATTTAAAAAACAGTACAGGCCCTATTGTACCAATAGTTGTCGGAGAGGATAAAAAAACAGTGAAAATGCAGGACATTCTTTTGAAAAAGGGGCTCTTTCTGCAGGCCATACGTCCGCCTACCATACCGGAGGGGGCATCCAGGCTCAGGTTAACTATTGTGAGAGGCTTTACGAAGGAAGATATGGATTATGCCATAGAGACACTTATTGATGCCGGGAAAAAGATGGGGCTTATATAA
- the bioA gene encoding adenosylmethionine--8-amino-7-oxononanoate transaminase translates to MYDKEKLTEWDKTYIWHPFTQMKDYMDMHPLVIEKGEGCYLVDIDGKRYIDGISSLWVIIHGHGKKELVEAIKKQAEALCHSTLLGIANVPSVVLAKMLIDISPKSLSKVFYSDNGSTSVEIALKMAYQYWQQKGEKKRKRFISFTNGYHGDTIGAVSVGGIDLFHKVYGPLLFKTYKSPAPYCYRCPLKLEKESCGMACIQQFEEVVRKHRDEVCAVIIEPVVQGAAGIIVQPEGFLSAIYKIAKDNGLLFIADEVATGFGRTGTMFACEKEGVEPDFLCLAKGVTGGYLPLAATLATDEIFKGFLGQFEDFKTFFHGHTYTGNPVACSVAIENLNLYKKESTLENLQTKIALLTRELQKFNGLSHVGEIRQAGFMVGIELVKSKKTKHPYQPKEKIGQQVIMEARKRGVIIRPLGDVIVLMPPLAIEESTLQELVNVTYESIKAVTGT, encoded by the coding sequence GTGTACGACAAAGAAAAACTGACTGAGTGGGACAAAACATACATCTGGCATCCTTTTACTCAGATGAAAGACTATATGGATATGCATCCGCTGGTAATAGAGAAGGGTGAAGGGTGCTACCTTGTTGACATTGATGGTAAAAGATACATTGATGGAATATCCTCTCTATGGGTAATTATCCATGGCCATGGGAAAAAGGAGTTGGTAGAAGCAATTAAAAAACAGGCAGAGGCCCTATGCCATTCAACCTTGCTCGGTATTGCCAATGTTCCATCCGTTGTTCTTGCTAAAATGCTTATTGATATTTCTCCAAAAAGCCTGTCTAAAGTTTTTTACTCAGATAATGGTTCAACATCTGTTGAGATTGCCCTTAAGATGGCTTACCAGTACTGGCAGCAAAAGGGAGAAAAAAAGAGAAAACGTTTCATATCCTTTACAAACGGATATCACGGCGATACGATCGGCGCTGTAAGTGTAGGCGGCATTGATCTTTTTCACAAAGTCTACGGACCGTTGCTTTTCAAAACTTACAAGTCTCCCGCACCCTATTGTTACAGATGTCCTTTAAAGCTTGAAAAAGAATCGTGCGGCATGGCTTGTATTCAACAGTTTGAAGAAGTTGTCAGAAAACACAGAGATGAAGTTTGCGCTGTAATCATCGAGCCTGTTGTCCAGGGAGCTGCCGGTATTATCGTCCAACCCGAAGGTTTTCTCTCTGCAATATATAAAATAGCCAAAGACAACGGGCTGTTGTTCATTGCTGATGAAGTAGCTACCGGTTTTGGTAGAACCGGCACAATGTTTGCCTGTGAAAAAGAAGGAGTTGAACCTGATTTTCTGTGTCTTGCTAAAGGCGTTACCGGCGGTTACCTCCCGCTTGCTGCAACTCTGGCAACTGATGAGATTTTCAAAGGCTTTCTCGGTCAATTCGAGGATTTCAAAACATTCTTCCATGGACATACATACACAGGGAATCCTGTCGCATGCAGCGTAGCAATAGAAAATCTTAACCTTTACAAAAAAGAGAGCACACTGGAAAACCTGCAAACAAAGATAGCTCTGCTAACCAGGGAATTACAGAAGTTTAACGGGCTCTCTCACGTCGGGGAGATACGTCAGGCAGGTTTTATGGTAGGCATAGAACTTGTAAAAAGCAAAAAGACAAAACATCCTTATCAGCCGAAAGAAAAAATTGGCCAACAGGTAATCATGGAAGCAAGAAAAAGAGGCGTCATCATTCGCCCCCTCGGCGATGTAATCGTTCTTATGCCGCCTCTTGCCATAGAGGAAAGTACACTTCAGGAACTTGTAAATGTAACCTACGAGAGCATAAAGGCTGTAACGGGCACATAA